The Staphylococcus sp. KG4-3 genome has a window encoding:
- a CDS encoding thioesterase family protein has translation MTQSLFEYTTTVKQIWVDHNGHMNDAEYNRVFSDTTDAWLATLGLDLQAIEQLKYTIFTLENHVMYLKEIKVNEPITVTVELFDFDAKRLHVFMTLKNGQNDRCATYEVMLMGMDTESNKPKPFPETIRKSVEFYADSALIQHQPEELGHHIGIKRK, from the coding sequence ATGACTCAATCACTTTTTGAATATACGACAACAGTAAAACAAATTTGGGTAGATCATAATGGTCATATGAATGATGCTGAGTATAATCGAGTATTCAGCGATACAACAGACGCTTGGTTAGCTACTTTGGGATTAGATCTACAAGCGATTGAACAATTGAAATATACAATATTCACACTTGAAAATCACGTGATGTATTTAAAAGAAATAAAAGTAAATGAGCCCATCACTGTCACAGTAGAATTGTTTGATTTTGATGCGAAGCGCTTACACGTATTTATGACATTAAAAAATGGGCAAAATGACAGATGTGCGACATATGAAGTGATGCTAATGGGTATGGATACTGAATCTAATAAACCGAAGCCATTTCCAGAAACTATTAGAAAATCAGTTGAATTTTATGCAGATAGTGCATTAATTCAACATCAACCTGAAGAACTTGGGCATCATATTGGAATCAAACGAAAATAA
- a CDS encoding 3-hydroxyacyl-CoA dehydrogenase NAD-binding domain-containing protein: protein MKFAVVGTGVIGSGWITRILAHGHEVIATDPSENAYESMLKQVKQNWPYAEQLGLAENASLENLTFTPHLEEAVKDADHIQENVPEIESLKDQVLTEIDFYAKPDAIIGSSTSGIMPSELQKNLQHPERLVVAHPFHPVYILPLVEIVPGKLTTEETTVKAETIYESIGMDVLHVRHEIEGHVADRLMEALWREALHIVNDGVATTEEVDKAFTHAAGLRYAQYGPFMTFHLAGGEGGMRHMLKQFGPALKKPWTKLLAPELTQELYDEVVNGCESSSQGQTMSELDQKRNEFLVKVKQLAETYWPEESPSMKKRNNQSVY from the coding sequence ATGAAGTTTGCAGTTGTAGGTACAGGTGTAATTGGTAGTGGTTGGATTACAAGAATATTAGCACATGGACATGAAGTCATCGCGACTGATCCGAGTGAAAATGCATATGAAAGTATGTTGAAACAAGTAAAACAAAATTGGCCATATGCTGAACAACTTGGTTTAGCAGAAAATGCCTCTTTAGAAAATTTAACGTTCACTCCTCATTTAGAAGAAGCAGTTAAAGATGCAGATCACATTCAAGAAAATGTGCCGGAAATTGAATCATTAAAGGATCAAGTACTAACTGAGATAGATTTCTATGCAAAACCTGATGCTATAATAGGTTCTAGTACATCGGGTATTATGCCTTCAGAATTACAAAAGAATTTACAACATCCAGAAAGACTAGTGGTAGCGCATCCATTCCATCCTGTATATATTTTACCATTAGTTGAAATTGTTCCTGGTAAATTAACTACAGAAGAAACAACTGTAAAAGCTGAAACAATTTACGAAAGTATTGGTATGGATGTACTACATGTGAGACATGAAATTGAAGGACATGTAGCTGACAGACTAATGGAGGCGTTATGGAGAGAAGCATTGCATATAGTCAATGATGGCGTTGCTACTACAGAAGAAGTAGATAAAGCATTTACCCACGCAGCTGGATTGCGTTATGCACAATATGGTCCGTTTATGACATTCCATTTAGCTGGTGGTGAGGGAGGTATGCGTCATATGTTAAAACAATTTGGCCCTGCATTGAAAAAACCTTGGACTAAGTTATTAGCTCCTGAATTAACACAAGAACTTTATGATGAGGTCGTCAATGGATGTGAATCATCATCACAAGGACAAACAATGTCAGAACTTGACCAAAAACGCAATGAATTTTTAGTTAAAGTGAAACAACTTGCAGAAACATACTGGCCAGAAGAGTCACCTTCAATGAAAAAAAGAAATAATCAGTCGGTGTATTAA
- a CDS encoding CitMHS family transporter — protein sequence MQQESIWLTIVGLVIIISIVGLLIAQRISPVVGMILIPSIGALLLGYNVGDLVKFFNSGLDQVINVVIMFIFAIIFFGIMSDSGMFKPLVKRLILLTRGNVIVVCIVTALIGIFAQLDGAGATTFLLSIPALLPLYKALNMNRYLLLLLLALSAAIMNMVPWGGPMARTASVLNVKNVNELWYGVIPVQLIGFALVLLFSVYLGIREKSRISKKINNGEVPDTQHLDIHKIVDNYEKDQAVKFPVRGTAVDKPWIIWINGILTIIVIVMMLANIAPPEFAFLIGVAIALVINFPNVDEQMSRLKAHAPNALMMAAVIIAAGMFLGVLNETGMLEAIAVNFITIIPNAVGPYLHIIVGIFGVPLDLLTSTDAYYFAVLPIVEQTASQFGVPSISTAYAMLIGNIIGTFVSPFSPALWLAIGLAEANMGTYIKYAFFWIWGFAIIMLIIAVLIGVVAV from the coding sequence ATGCAACAAGAAAGTATTTGGTTAACGATTGTAGGCCTAGTTATTATTATTTCCATTGTAGGCTTATTAATTGCGCAACGTATTAGCCCAGTAGTTGGTATGATTTTAATACCGAGTATTGGCGCATTACTTTTAGGTTACAATGTTGGGGATTTAGTAAAATTTTTCAATAGTGGATTGGATCAAGTTATAAACGTTGTTATTATGTTTATTTTCGCTATTATATTCTTTGGTATTATGAGTGACAGCGGTATGTTCAAGCCACTTGTAAAAAGGTTGATATTACTCACTAGAGGTAATGTCATAGTAGTCTGTATCGTTACTGCATTAATAGGTATCTTCGCACAACTTGATGGTGCTGGAGCAACAACTTTTTTATTATCTATTCCTGCATTATTACCACTTTATAAAGCATTAAATATGAATCGCTATTTATTACTACTATTATTAGCACTAAGTGCAGCTATAATGAATATGGTTCCTTGGGGAGGACCAATGGCTCGTACAGCTTCAGTATTAAATGTCAAAAATGTTAACGAACTATGGTATGGTGTAATTCCTGTTCAGTTAATCGGATTTGCACTTGTTTTATTATTCTCAGTATATTTAGGCATTAGAGAAAAATCACGTATCAGTAAAAAGATTAATAATGGAGAAGTACCTGATACGCAACATCTAGATATTCATAAAATTGTAGATAATTATGAAAAAGATCAAGCTGTAAAGTTCCCAGTACGTGGTACTGCAGTTGATAAACCTTGGATTATATGGATAAATGGAATACTAACGATTATTGTAATCGTTATGATGTTAGCTAATATCGCACCACCAGAGTTCGCTTTCTTGATTGGCGTTGCAATCGCATTGGTAATTAATTTTCCAAATGTAGATGAGCAAATGAGCCGCTTAAAAGCACATGCACCTAATGCATTAATGATGGCTGCCGTAATTATAGCAGCAGGTATGTTCTTAGGTGTATTAAATGAAACAGGTATGTTAGAAGCTATTGCTGTCAACTTCATAACAATTATTCCAAACGCAGTTGGACCATACTTACATATCATCGTGGGCATCTTTGGTGTTCCACTTGATTTACTTACGAGTACGGATGCTTATTATTTTGCCGTGCTTCCAATCGTAGAACAAACCGCGAGTCAATTTGGTGTTCCTTCGATTTCTACAGCCTATGCAATGCTAATTGGTAATATTATTGGAACCTTTGTTAGTCCATTCTCGCCAGCCTTATGGTTAGCAATTGGTCTTGCAGAGGCAAATATGGGAACATATATAAAATATGCCTTTTTCTGGATATGGGGATTTGCTATTATCATGTTGATTATCGCTGTATTAATCGGTGTAGTAGCAGTCTAA
- a CDS encoding YdeI family protein, whose product MTNQQNHIKVDAFIDKLKQWQDEFKLMREIITETELVENYKWMHPCYTLENKNVVIVQDFKYYCALLFEKGAIMEDPYQTLIQQTKNVQAARQLRFESLEEIERRREEIKWYIEEAIRIEKSGKKVPMKETEDYEMPVELQAKLDEMPKLEKAFYQLTPGRQRQYMYYIGQAKRASTREDRVLKYIDHILNGKGMNDK is encoded by the coding sequence ATGACAAATCAACAAAATCATATAAAAGTAGATGCATTTATTGATAAATTAAAACAGTGGCAAGATGAATTTAAATTGATGCGTGAAATTATTACAGAAACTGAATTAGTTGAAAATTATAAATGGATGCATCCTTGTTATACATTAGAAAATAAAAACGTAGTGATTGTACAAGACTTTAAGTACTATTGTGCACTGTTATTTGAAAAAGGTGCTATTATGGAAGATCCTTATCAAACGTTGATTCAACAAACAAAAAATGTACAAGCAGCTAGACAATTACGTTTTGAAAGTTTAGAAGAAATAGAAAGACGTAGAGAAGAAATTAAATGGTATATTGAAGAAGCCATAAGAATTGAAAAATCAGGCAAAAAAGTACCTATGAAAGAAACAGAGGATTACGAAATGCCAGTAGAATTACAAGCGAAATTAGATGAAATGCCAAAACTAGAAAAAGCATTTTATCAATTAACTCCTGGTAGACAAAGACAATATATGTACTATATAGGCCAGGCTAAAAGAGCTTCAACACGTGAGGATCGCGTGCTGAAATATATAGATCATATTTTAAATGGTAAAGGCATGAATGATAAATAA
- a CDS encoding betaine/proline/choline family ABC transporter ATP-binding protein (Members of the family are the ATP-binding subunit of ABC transporters for substrates such as betaine, L-proline or other amino acids, choline, carnitine, etc. The substrate specificity is best determined from the substrate-binding subunit, rather than this subunit, as it interacts with the permease subunit and not with substrate directly.) has product MLSIKNLSKVYGGGKKAVNNISLEVESGEFIAFIGTSGSGKTTALRMINRMIEATEGQITINGKDVRKMNPVELRRKIGYVIQQIGLMPHMTIRENIVLVPKLLKWSQEKKEKKAKELIKLVDLPEEFLDRYPSQLSGGQQQRIGVVRALAAEQDVILMDEPFGALDPITRDTLQDLVKELQQKLGKTFIFVTHDMDEAIKLADKICIMSEGQVVQYDTPDNILRHPANDFVRDFIGQNRLIQDRPNMRTVKDAMIKPVTVHADSTLNEAVEIMRARRVDTIFVVGNNSRLLGYLDIEDINQGLRTRKDLIDMMQRDIYRVRIDSKLQDSVRTILKRNVRNVPVVDSDGKTLIGLVTRANLVDIVYDSIWGELDEDVSATEAAIVEPDNVGADI; this is encoded by the coding sequence ATGTTAAGTATTAAAAACTTATCTAAAGTCTATGGCGGCGGTAAAAAAGCTGTGAATAACATTTCATTAGAGGTTGAATCTGGTGAATTTATAGCATTTATTGGTACGAGTGGTAGTGGTAAGACAACTGCCTTAAGAATGATAAATAGAATGATAGAAGCAACTGAAGGCCAAATTACAATTAATGGCAAAGACGTCCGTAAGATGAATCCAGTGGAATTGCGTAGAAAAATTGGTTACGTTATACAACAAATTGGATTAATGCCACATATGACTATTAGGGAAAATATTGTTTTAGTACCTAAGTTATTGAAATGGTCACAAGAAAAGAAAGAAAAAAAAGCAAAAGAATTAATTAAATTAGTCGACTTACCTGAAGAATTTTTAGATAGATATCCATCACAACTTTCTGGTGGTCAACAACAGCGTATAGGTGTTGTTAGAGCATTGGCGGCTGAACAAGATGTTATTCTGATGGACGAGCCTTTTGGGGCATTGGATCCAATTACTAGAGACACGCTACAAGATTTAGTTAAAGAGTTACAACAAAAACTAGGTAAAACATTTATATTTGTCACTCATGATATGGATGAGGCTATCAAGCTAGCCGACAAAATTTGTATTATGTCAGAAGGTCAAGTGGTTCAATATGACACACCCGACAATATTTTACGTCATCCAGCAAACGACTTTGTACGTGACTTTATTGGTCAAAACAGATTAATACAAGATAGACCTAACATGCGTACAGTTAAAGATGCGATGATTAAACCAGTTACAGTACATGCAGATAGTACATTAAATGAAGCAGTAGAAATTATGAGGGCACGTCGTGTCGATACTATTTTTGTAGTAGGTAACAATAGCAGATTATTAGGTTACTTAGATATTGAAGATATCAATCAAGGTTTAAGAACGCGTAAGGATCTTATTGATATGATGCAACGTGATATTTATAGAGTGAGAATAGACAGTAAATTACAAGACTCTGTTCGTACAATCCTTAAGAGAAATGTAAGAAATGTACCAGTAGTGGATAGTGATGGTAAAACATTGATTGGATTAGTTACGAGAGCCAATTTAGTAGATATCGTTTATGACAGTATTTGGGGAGAATTAGATGAGGATGTTAGTGCTACTGAAGCTGCAATTGTAGAGCCCGATAATGTAGGAGCTGATATATAA
- a CDS encoding ABC transporter permease, which produces MEGNLLQQLVEYYSVNFGYLWDLFIKHLLMSVYGVLFAAIVGIPLGIIIARYKKLSWTIITIANIIQTVPVIAMLAILMLVMGLGPTTVVVTVFLYALLPIIKNTFTGIVGVDENIKDAGKGMGMTRNQVLRMIELPLALSVILGGLRIALVVAIGVVAVGSFIGAPTLGDIVIRGTNATDGTTFILAGAIPIALIAILIDVVLRLLEKRLDPTTRTQKKQKHRPQGINQ; this is translated from the coding sequence ATGGAGGGTAATTTATTACAGCAATTAGTCGAATATTATTCAGTAAACTTTGGCTACCTTTGGGATTTATTTATTAAGCATTTACTTATGTCTGTGTATGGCGTGTTGTTTGCAGCAATTGTGGGTATTCCGCTAGGTATTATTATAGCTAGATATAAGAAACTATCATGGACGATTATTACGATTGCGAATATTATACAAACTGTACCTGTTATAGCAATGCTTGCTATTTTGATGTTAGTTATGGGCCTAGGACCAACGACAGTAGTAGTAACGGTATTCTTATACGCTTTATTACCGATTATTAAAAATACTTTTACAGGTATCGTGGGCGTAGATGAAAATATTAAAGATGCCGGTAAAGGTATGGGTATGACACGTAACCAAGTCTTACGTATGATAGAGTTACCATTAGCTTTATCTGTTATCTTAGGCGGACTAAGAATTGCGCTTGTTGTAGCTATTGGAGTTGTCGCTGTGGGGTCATTTATTGGCGCACCGACCTTAGGTGATATTGTAATCCGTGGGACAAATGCTACAGATGGCACAACATTTATTTTAGCTGGTGCTATACCTATTGCATTAATTGCAATTTTAATAGATGTCGTATTAAGATTATTAGAAAAACGATTAGACCCCACGACTAGAACACAGAAGAAACAAAAGCATAGACCTCAGGGTATTAATCAGTAA
- a CDS encoding 3-keto-5-aminohexanoate cleavage protein, which yields MKKVMLTAALTGAGDTVDKNKHVPVTPQEIADSAIKCAKAGATVAHIHARDPKTGGVSHDVEFFREAVRLIREADEDIIINITSGGGGDFIPSLEDPYKAEKGSDMQTPDERHEPVGTLLPEMCTLDCGSVNMGDAIYLSPADWLRKQAQLVKDAGVKPELECFDSGHISFAKQLINEGFIEGTPLFQFCLGIPWGAENDPETIEYFKTRIPENADWSAFGIGRMQFPTVEEAAKRGGNVRVGLEDNLYLAKGVKASNEQLVEKAVEILNGLDIEPMTPAEAREKYQLRAPQGGTK from the coding sequence ATGAAAAAAGTTATGCTAACAGCAGCATTGACAGGTGCTGGAGATACTGTAGATAAAAATAAGCATGTCCCTGTGACGCCACAAGAAATTGCTGATTCTGCAATTAAATGTGCGAAGGCTGGTGCTACTGTAGCACATATTCATGCGAGAGACCCAAAAACAGGGGGGGTTAGTCATGATGTGGAGTTTTTTAGGGAAGCAGTAAGACTAATTAGAGAAGCAGATGAAGATATAATTATTAATATTACGTCAGGTGGAGGCGGAGATTTCATTCCAAGCCTCGAAGATCCATATAAAGCAGAGAAAGGATCTGATATGCAAACCCCTGATGAGCGACATGAACCAGTTGGCACATTATTACCTGAGATGTGTACATTAGATTGTGGTAGTGTCAATATGGGTGACGCTATTTATTTAAGTCCTGCAGATTGGTTGAGAAAACAAGCGCAATTAGTTAAGGATGCAGGTGTTAAACCAGAATTAGAGTGTTTTGATAGCGGTCATATTTCTTTTGCAAAACAATTGATAAATGAAGGATTTATTGAAGGGACGCCGCTATTCCAATTCTGTTTAGGTATTCCATGGGGCGCTGAAAATGATCCAGAAACCATCGAATATTTTAAAACACGTATACCTGAAAATGCAGATTGGTCAGCATTTGGTATTGGAAGAATGCAATTTCCAACAGTAGAGGAAGCAGCAAAACGTGGTGGTAATGTTCGTGTTGGTTTAGAGGACAATTTATATTTAGCAAAAGGCGTAAAAGCTTCTAACGAGCAACTTGTTGAAAAAGCAGTAGAAATACTAAATGGTTTAGATATTGAGCCGATGACACCGGCAGAGGCGCGTGAAAAGTATCAGCTTAGAGCACCACAAGGAGGTACAAAATGA
- a CDS encoding APC family permease, which produces MQQATNLKKVLGLTDVLGIAIGQIIGAGVMSLTGIGIQMTGSGITPAFILSAVITLLTMFPIAILGSTLPTTGGMYQYTSRLLSPKTGIFWLMLFMFLQITLSLYALSFAQYLEGLFPGVPVRTVAFLLLTILFIVNIVGIKSASIIGNLMVITLIVALSCFIIFGMSHVNFGVFNSSSMFPDGFTGFFTAVGLVSFATGGAQVVAELGGEMKNPKRDIPFVIVVATIFVGVLYAFIASIAVGVLPIPEVAGRPLTSVAKEILPTPIFIFFMIGGAMFALATTLNSTFTWVTKSLLIAIHDGYLPKALGHVNKRFGTPHWLLLIFYIIGAIPIVTGMSLNVVAQLGTGISLIVFAFPALAVTQLPKKYPEAYKQSPFKVPYPVLIVIAIIAIIVLLYQSYLLISDLKVGYMIGTLIYILLSAAIAQVSNTKANLNIDDIRLNSTQLSEKTNYL; this is translated from the coding sequence ATGCAACAAGCAACAAATTTAAAAAAAGTCTTAGGTCTTACAGATGTTTTGGGAATTGCGATTGGTCAAATTATCGGGGCTGGTGTCATGTCATTAACTGGTATTGGTATACAGATGACAGGTAGTGGTATAACACCAGCATTCATTTTATCTGCTGTTATAACATTACTGACCATGTTTCCAATAGCAATCTTAGGTTCAACGTTACCTACTACTGGAGGTATGTATCAATATACTAGTCGTTTATTGTCCCCCAAAACAGGTATATTTTGGCTTATGTTGTTTATGTTTTTACAAATTACCTTGTCCTTATATGCGCTGTCGTTTGCGCAATATTTAGAAGGGCTTTTTCCTGGTGTACCAGTTAGAACTGTCGCCTTCTTATTGTTAACTATTTTATTTATCGTGAATATCGTTGGCATAAAATCTGCATCAATTATAGGAAACTTGATGGTAATTACTTTAATTGTAGCTCTATCTTGCTTCATCATCTTCGGTATGTCACATGTTAATTTTGGGGTATTTAATTCAAGCTCAATGTTCCCAGATGGATTTACAGGATTCTTCACTGCAGTCGGTTTAGTTTCTTTTGCTACTGGTGGCGCGCAAGTTGTTGCTGAATTAGGTGGAGAAATGAAAAATCCAAAAAGGGATATACCATTCGTTATAGTTGTAGCTACTATTTTTGTTGGTGTATTATATGCCTTTATTGCATCAATTGCAGTTGGCGTTTTACCGATTCCCGAAGTAGCAGGCAGACCTTTAACAAGCGTAGCAAAAGAAATACTACCTACCCCCATTTTTATTTTCTTTATGATTGGAGGGGCAATGTTTGCTTTAGCTACCACACTTAATTCAACTTTTACATGGGTAACTAAAAGTTTATTAATTGCAATTCATGATGGTTATTTGCCCAAAGCCTTAGGGCACGTAAACAAGCGATTTGGCACACCACATTGGTTACTGCTTATTTTTTATATTATTGGTGCAATACCTATCGTTACGGGGATGTCACTAAATGTTGTTGCCCAATTAGGTACAGGCATATCGTTAATAGTATTTGCATTTCCTGCATTAGCAGTAACACAATTACCTAAAAAATATCCTGAAGCCTATAAACAATCACCTTTTAAAGTGCCCTATCCTGTACTAATCGTTATAGCAATTATTGCTATAATTGTTTTACTATATCAGTCTTATTTATTAATATCTGACTTGAAAGTTGGTTATATGATAGGTACTTTAATATATATTTTACTTTCAGCTGCTATAGCGCAAGTTTCAAATACTAAAGCTAATTTAAATATAGATGATATACGCTTAAATTCAACTCAACTTTCAGAAAAAACAAATTATCTTTAA
- a CDS encoding TetR/AcrR family transcriptional regulator, whose amino-acid sequence MPRVSKRIQLLQAAATIVDEQGSEYLTLDAVAKKAGVSKGGLLYHFQNKFALIQGLVDHADELYRNNVNEHVEKDNNGSGKWVRAFIEATREHRAENGSITSGMLAAQGINSNLLLPLQDTYKEWQQKIENDGLDKVDATIIRLAVDGLWLSEIFGLDNLDESMREKVLDRLTEYTQIDKND is encoded by the coding sequence ATGCCAAGAGTTTCCAAACGGATACAATTATTACAGGCAGCTGCAACTATCGTTGATGAACAAGGTAGTGAATATTTAACTTTAGATGCTGTTGCTAAAAAAGCTGGTGTTAGTAAAGGCGGCTTATTGTATCATTTTCAAAACAAATTTGCGTTAATACAAGGACTCGTTGACCATGCAGATGAACTATATCGCAATAATGTTAATGAACATGTAGAAAAAGATAATAATGGGAGCGGTAAATGGGTTCGTGCCTTTATTGAAGCAACTCGTGAACATCGTGCTGAAAACGGTTCGATTACATCTGGTATGCTTGCTGCCCAAGGCATAAACAGTAATTTACTATTACCATTACAAGACACATACAAAGAGTGGCAACAGAAAATTGAAAATGATGGTTTAGATAAAGTAGACGCAACTATAATTAGGTTGGCAGTTGATGGATTATGGTTGTCAGAAATTTTCGGTTTAGATAATTTAGATGAATCGATGAGAGAAAAAGTCTTGGATAGATTGACGGAATATACTCAAATTGATAAAAACGACTAA
- a CDS encoding ABC transporter permease, which produces MKQFIEQYGGQLISKTVEHFYISMIALLIAIVVAVPLGIILSKMKRTSNIVLTVAGVLQTIPTLAVLAVMIPIFGVGKLPAIIALFIYVLLPILNNTVLGVKNIDSNIKEAAISMGMTRFQLMKDVELPLALPLILGGIRLSSVYVISWATLASYVGAGGLGDFVFNGLNLYDPLMIVSAAVLVTALALIVDLLLSLVEKWAVPKGLKVSR; this is translated from the coding sequence ATGAAACAATTCATAGAGCAATATGGTGGTCAACTGATTTCTAAAACAGTAGAACACTTTTATATCTCAATGATCGCTTTGCTAATCGCCATTGTAGTAGCTGTGCCTTTAGGAATAATTCTATCCAAGATGAAAAGAACTTCAAACATTGTGCTTACAGTTGCTGGTGTATTACAAACGATTCCTACATTAGCTGTACTTGCGGTCATGATACCAATTTTTGGCGTGGGAAAATTACCAGCAATCATAGCTTTATTTATCTATGTACTTTTACCAATATTAAATAATACTGTTTTAGGTGTTAAAAATATCGATAGTAATATTAAAGAAGCGGCAATAAGCATGGGTATGACACGTTTTCAATTAATGAAAGATGTGGAATTGCCATTAGCCTTACCGTTGATTTTAGGTGGTATTCGATTATCATCAGTTTATGTAATCAGCTGGGCTACACTTGCGAGTTATGTCGGCGCCGGCGGTTTAGGTGACTTTGTATTTAACGGATTAAACTTATACGATCCATTGATGATTGTAAGTGCTGCAGTGCTTGTCACAGCATTAGCATTAATTGTAGATCTATTACTATCATTAGTTGAAAAATGGGCAGTGCCAAAAGGATTAAAAGTATCCAGATAA
- a CDS encoding osmoprotectant ABC transporter substrate-binding protein: MKRLKQYCIALVLCLTVLSGCSLPGLGGNSSDNEVKITALATSESQIMSHMLRLLIEHDTDGKIKPTLINNLGSSTIQHNALVNGDANMSGARYNGTDLTGALNEDPIKDPEKAMKATQEGFQKKFNQTFFNSYGFANTYAFMVTKETAKKYNLETVSDLKAHSDELKLGVDSSWLNREGDGYPGFTKEYGFKFNTVRPMQIGLVYDALNSKNLDVAVGYSTDGRIAAYDLKVLKDDRRFFPPYAASSVATNELLDKYPELKPIINKLEKKISTSEMQELNYQADGKGKEPAVVAENFLKKHNYFENDKKGGQN, encoded by the coding sequence ATGAAACGATTGAAACAGTATTGTATCGCGCTTGTACTGTGTCTGACGGTGTTATCTGGATGTAGTTTACCCGGTTTAGGTGGAAATAGCTCAGACAACGAAGTCAAGATTACAGCGCTTGCGACGAGTGAATCACAAATTATGTCTCATATGTTGAGACTTTTAATAGAACATGATACAGATGGAAAGATTAAACCAACATTAATAAATAACTTAGGATCGAGTACAATCCAGCACAACGCTCTTGTAAATGGTGATGCAAATATGTCTGGTGCTCGTTACAATGGTACAGACTTAACAGGTGCATTAAATGAAGATCCTATTAAAGATCCCGAAAAAGCAATGAAAGCTACCCAAGAAGGTTTCCAAAAGAAATTTAATCAAACGTTCTTTAATTCATATGGTTTTGCAAATACATATGCGTTTATGGTTACAAAAGAAACAGCTAAAAAATATAATTTGGAAACAGTTTCTGATTTGAAAGCACATAGTGATGAATTAAAACTAGGTGTCGATAGTTCATGGTTAAATCGGGAAGGTGACGGTTATCCAGGGTTTACGAAAGAATATGGATTTAAATTTAATACAGTTAGACCGATGCAAATTGGTTTAGTATATGATGCATTAAATTCTAAAAATCTCGATGTAGCAGTAGGGTATTCAACAGATGGGAGAATTGCGGCATATGATTTAAAAGTGTTGAAAGATGATAGACGCTTTTTCCCACCTTATGCAGCTAGTTCGGTAGCAACAAATGAATTATTAGATAAATATCCTGAATTAAAACCGATTATTAATAAGTTAGAGAAGAAGATTTCAACAAGTGAAATGCAAGAGCTTAATTATCAAGCTGATGGTAAAGGCAAAGAGCCGGCAGTTGTTGCAGAAAACTTCTTGAAAAAACATAACTATTTTGAAAATGATAAGAAGGGTGGTCAAAACTAA